Sequence from the Mycobacterium florentinum genome:
CATCAGCCCTCCCAGCGCAGCCGGCGACAGCGCATAGCCGCCGAGATGCTGCGACTGCACGACGCCGAGCAGGGTGCGGCGAAAGTCGACGATCAATAGCCGTGCCTGCCCAGCCGTCTTCGTCCGAACAATTTCGCGGCACAGGGCCCGCAGCGTGCTGGTCTTTCCGCATTCGCGCTCGCCGAGCACCAGTAGATGTGAATTCCGCTCGAAATCGACTGCGACCGGGTGTAATCGACGCTCCTCGAGACCGAGAAGTATGCGCGCTTCACCTTCGCCGCCCGCCAGGTCGAGGACGACGTGGTAGTCGACGTGCGTGGGCAGCAACGGTATGGGCGGGGCGGATGGCCCACCGTGGCGGCATCGCAACTCGTTCGCCTCGAGCGGCCGGGAAATGGCCGTGTGCAGACCGTCGTGGGACAGACCACGACCCGGTCGGTCACGGGGCACCTCGCGCGCCCGTTTTCGATCGAGCTCGGAATCGGCGGGATCGCCCAGCCGCAATTCGATCCGGGTGCCAATCTGATCCCGCAACGAGGGTCTGACCTCCGCCCAACGCGAAGCCGAGAGCACCACATGCACCCTGGACGAAAGTCCCTGAGCAGCAATAGCAGTAATCGGTTCCTCGACCGCCGTGAACTCTTTGCACAGGTTCGCCCAACCGTCGATCACGAGGAAGACGTCAGCGACATCGACGCCCCGCTCGTCAGGGGCGCCCTCCCGCGAGCGCATGATCGACTCGATCTCGGCGACCATGCGTGCCACGAGCCGAGGCTCGGATCTGGTTGCGATCGCGCCGACGTGCGGCAGTGCGCGCAGCGACGCCAGCGTCCCGCCGCCGAAGTCCAGGCAGTAGAAGTGCACCCGGCTCGGATCATGTGTGGCGGCCAACGCGGTGATCAGCGTCAGCAGAACGGTCGACTTGCCCGACCGGGGAGCGCCCACGACCGCGACATTGCCTGCAGCTCCTGATAAGTCGACCATCATCGGTGTCCGGCACTGTTCGAAGGGGCGGTCGACGATGCCGATGGGCACGGTCAGGCGTTCCGATCCCGCATCGGGCAGCACCTCGTCCAGCGGCGGCGCCGCGCCCAGCGGGGGCAGCCACACTCGGTGCGCGGCCGGCCCGTGTCCGGCTAGTCGGTCCAGCGCGGTGCGCAGCAGGGTGGGTGCGGGCAACCCGTCCGACTCGGCGACGCGAGCGACCGGCCCGACGGCTTGCGCGGTGAACCCGTGGACCGATGTCAGGTTCGTGTGGTCTGCGCGCACGGTGTCACGGGCCGGCCCTCCGGCCCGTAGCGGTCCGGACACGAAGACGGTTTGGAAGCGCATCAGCTCGCCGCTTCCGGAACGCAGAAAGCCGGCCCCGGGTGTGTTCGGCAGCTCGTAGGCGTCGGGTGTTCCCAAGACTATTCGTGATTCGCTGGCGGACAGCGTCTTCAAGCACAGGCGATAAGACAGGTGGGCTTCCAGCCCGCGCAGCCGGCCCTCGTCAAGTCGCTGACTGGCAAGCAACAGGTGCATACCCAAGGACCGGCCGAGTCGACCGATCGCGACGAACATGTCGGCGAAATCCGGGTGCTGGCTCAGTAGTTCGGAAAACTCATCGACGATGATGAACAGTACCGGCAGCGCGGTCAATTCGGCGCCCGCCCGACGGGCCTGCTCGTACGCCGCCACACTGGCGCACCCCGCCGTCCGCAGCAATTGTTGCCGGCGGTTCATTTCACCGGCCAGTGCGTCCTGCATCCGCGCAACCAGCGCCGCTTCCTCGGCGAGGTTGGTGATGACCGCGGCGACATGCGGAGCCTGCGCCAAATCGAGAAAGGTTGCGCCGCCTTTAAAGTCGATGAGCAGTAGATTCAGTACTTCGGGCGAGTTCAGCGCCATCATGCCGAGTGCGACGGTGCGCAGCAGCTCCGACTTCCCCGAACCCGTTGCGCCCACGCAGAGCCCGTGCGGCCCCATGCCGTTTTCGGCGGGCTCTTTGATGTCAAGCTCGAGTGGCACCCCGTCGATCGTGTTTCCGATCGGAGCGCGAAGTCGAGCGTGCTGATCTCGGCTGCGCCACAGCGCAATCGGGTCGAAACCGGCGACATCGTCAACCCCGACCAGGCCCGGCCAGCCTGAATCATCCCCGGGGCAGGACGCCGCGCGGACGTGGTATGCGGCAAGCCGACGCGCGCAGATCACCGCGTCTAGCAGATCCATCCGGTCGGGGTGCGACAACGCTTGAGTCAGACCGCCATGGTGGATCGTCAACGGCGAGCCGGTGCGGCAGGGGCCGGCCTCGAGGATGGTCATACCTGCGACGGCGCCATCGAACTCGCTGCGCCCCGGTAGATCGCGGATCACCACCACGCGCGGCGGCAGTCCGATACCGGCCAGTTTGCTTTGCGCCTGCGCCGCGCTTTGATACAGCATTCGTGCAGTGCCCACCGAATCCCGGGCGACCGGATGCTGGTTGTGCGGCAACCACTTCAACCAATCCCAGTCGGCCCGATTCCGGCCCTCGACCACACCGACAATGAGCAGTTGGTCCGGAGGGTGCAGCACGGCCAGCTGGCAGATCATCGCACGCAGCAGTCCGCGTGCCTCGGCCGAATCGCCATCGACAGTGACTGCGGCCGTTGCCGTCAAGTCAATGGCGATCGGCACGTCGCCGACCGTCGCGTGGGTGTGGATGAAGCGGTGGACGGCCGCGGTGGTAACGGGATCCGTCCGCTCGGCGGCGTGGATTTCGGGGGCTACCAGCCGGGTCGAAAGCGGCTGACTACCAATGCCGACACGAACCGAGCAGAAGTCGGCGTCGGTCGCCCGTCGTTCCCACATCCGCGCGCCACCGATCAATGTCCACAGCGTGGCTGGGTCGGGATGGCTCCGACAGAGTGAGACTTGCTGCGCCGCAGCGGTTTCAGCTACCGACTGACGCAGCCGAGTCAGGTATCCCAAATAGTCGGCCCGGCTCGCGGCGATCTCGCCACCGTGCCCACGGCCACGTTGGCTGATCGTCGCCAGGACCATCGAAACCAGCATCATCACCGGGAAGACCAGAAATGCGGGGTTGCGCGTAGACGTCGAGCCGGAGACGAAGGCCAGCGCCATCACGCCCAGGGTGACGACGGACATCCCGATCGGCAGCACGCGCATCAGCGGACTTGTCGTCGACTGCGGCAACTCCGGCGGCGCGGCAACGACGATCTCCGCGGTCACGACTCCCGGCGGCGGCTCCCGCAATCCAGGCACGAACGCCTCAGTCATCCCGGCCCCTCCCAGCGTGCGACGACGGTAAGCAGTGAGCGAAGCGCCCGCAACTCGCCTGTGGACAAGTGCGTACCCGGGTTCCGAAAGTGCTTTAGCGTCTGACCCATCCGAATCTGAAGAGGTTGACGTTGTCCATATCCGATCCGGGGCTTCGCCGTGTGTCCGTGTATGCCGACACTGCGGTCGTCGACTTGGCCCTGCCGTCCGGCATGCCCATTGCCACGCTGCTCCCGCCGATCGTCGACGCCCTCAAAGCCCACGGCGTCAGCGATCCGAACACGACGCGGTATCGGCTGTCGATCCTCGGCTCGGCCACGCTGGATTCATCTACGACCCTGGCGCAGTGCGGAATCCAGGACGGTGATGTCCTCGTCCTGAACCGCTCCGCGACGCCGCCACCCGCGGTTCGATACGACGACGTCGCAGAAGCGGTGTCGGACACGCTTGGTGACCGGGCCCGGAGCCCGTCCCGGACCTCCCGGGCAACACGGCTCAGCGCCGCGCTGGGGGCCGGATGCCTGACCGGCATAGGGTGCCTTGCGCTGGCTCGAAACACCTTCACCCCCAACGCCGTACCTGACTTCGATACCACGACGGGAATCGCTGCGCTTATCGCCTTCGCGGCCCTGATGTTGGCGGCGCTCGCGAATCGCGCATACCAGGACGCCATGGCCGGCCTCACACTGAACCTGGTCGCCACGGCATTCGCCGCGGTCGCCGGCTTTCTCGCCGTACCCGGCGGCCCGGGTCTCCCCAACATGCTTCTGGCGGCTGCTGCGGCGGCGGTCGCCGCCGGGCTGGCGGCGCGTGTATCCGATTGCGGTGCTACCACATTGACCGCGGTGTCGTGTTTCGCGACCGTCGTCGCCGTCGCGGCGTTCGGGGGTGTGGTCACCGGCGTCCGGTTGCAGGTCATCGGTGCCGCCTCGGCACTGGTATCGCTCGGTCTGCTCGGCGTATCGGCACGCGTGGCGATCGTCCTGGCCGGGTTGTCGCCCAAGACGGTCCATACGGCCCCTGATGATCTGGCCGCCCGCGCTATTCGCGCGGATGCCTGGTTGGCCAGTCTGCTGGCCGCGTTCTCGTCCTCCGCGGCCACCGGCGCCATCGTCACCGTAATAGCGGGCACACCGCGGCTCGCCTGCACGGCGCTTGGCCTTGCCACCGGCGGGCTACTGCTGCTGCGCACCGATTCGGTTGCCGGGAGAAGAATACTGACGGGCGTCATCGGCGCTGTGGCCACCATCGGAACAACATTCGGAGCTGCCGCGCTCAGAGCACCAGAGCACGGCGCGTGGGTTGCTGCAGCGACGGCGTTGTTGGTCGCCGGTGCGCTCTACCTCGGGTTCGTGGCTCCCGCGACGTCGCTGTCACCCATGACGCGCAAGAGCGTCGAACTGTTGGAGTGTTTGGTCCTCATCGCGATGGTGCCGCTGACCTGTTGGGTATGCGGCTTCTACGGCGCCGCCCGCGACCTGCATCTGACATGGACTTGACTGCCTCGCGTATCGTGCGGTTGGTGGCGGTATCGGCATTGACGGCATTGACGAACTTGGGAATTCCATTAGCACAAGCAGTTTCGCCGCCGGAGATTGACGACAGGTTACTACCGAAGCCGGCGTTGCCGGCCCCGGGGAGGCCTACCGTGCAACGCGAGGTATGCACGATGGTGAACGGGAACCCAGGGCCGGGGCGAAACCAGTTCGCAGACCTCGATTTACCACGGGTGTGGCGGCTCACCCGCGGTGCGGGCCAACGGGTAGCGGTTATCGACACCGGCGTCTCGCGACACCGACGGTTACCCGACGTGGTGGCGGGAGGCGACTATGTGTTCACCGGCGACGGCACCCAGGATTGCGACGCGCACGGGACGTTGGTCGCCGGAATCCTAGCCGCCGCAGCCGATTCCAAGACCGACAATTTCAGCGGCCTGGCGCCCGATGTCACTTTGATCAGCATCCGGCAGTCCAGCTCGAAATTCGCACCCACGAGCGACCCGTCGAACTCCGGCATCGGTGATGTAGACACCATGGCGCGAGCGGTCAGAACTGCCGCCGACCTGGGCGCGTCGGTGATCAACATCTCGTCGGTGGCGTGCGTTCCGGTCACCTCACCGCTCGACGACCGGGCGCTGGGGGCCGCGCTGGCCTACGCGGTCGACGTCAAGAATGCCGTCGTGGTGGCCGCGGCCGGAAACACCGGTGGCGGCGGACAATGTCCGCCGCAGCGCCCGGATGCAAGTTGGCAGAACATCTCGGTCGCCGTCAGCCCGGCCTGGTACGACGACTATGTCCTGACGGTCGGTTCGGTTGACTTCGCCGGGGTGCCGTCGACATTCACGCTGGCCGGACCCTGGGTCGACGTCGCCGCAACCGGCGAGGCGGTGACGTCATTGAGCTCTGCACCGTTGTCCGGAACCAGTTACGCCGCACCAGTTGTCAGCGGAGTTGCCGCGCTGATCCGGGCCCGGTTCCCGGCGCTGACGGCGCGACAGGTGATGCAGCGCATCGAGTCGACAGCGCATCATCCGTCGGCGGGATGGAATCCGTTGGTAGGCAATGGGACAGTCGACGTCCTTGCCGCGGTGAGCACCGACTCGAGCATGACCGCGACCGCGAAACCACCTCCGGCGCGCGTCCCGATCGGCGCCCCGGCGCCCGGGCCGACGAATTCTCGTGCGCGCGATACCGCGTTGCACGGCGCGGCCATCTGCCTGGTCGCTCTGATCTGCGCGCTGATCATCGGCGCGGCCAAGCGACGGCT
This genomic interval carries:
- the eccD gene encoding type VII secretion integral membrane protein EccD — protein: MYADTAVVDLALPSGMPIATLLPPIVDALKAHGVSDPNTTRYRLSILGSATLDSSTTLAQCGIQDGDVLVLNRSATPPPAVRYDDVAEAVSDTLGDRARSPSRTSRATRLSAALGAGCLTGIGCLALARNTFTPNAVPDFDTTTGIAALIAFAALMLAALANRAYQDAMAGLTLNLVATAFAAVAGFLAVPGGPGLPNMLLAAAAAAVAAGLAARVSDCGATTLTAVSCFATVVAVAAFGGVVTGVRLQVIGAASALVSLGLLGVSARVAIVLAGLSPKTVHTAPDDLAARAIRADAWLASLLAAFSSSAATGAIVTVIAGTPRLACTALGLATGGLLLLRTDSVAGRRILTGVIGAVATIGTTFGAAALRAPEHGAWVAAATALLVAGALYLGFVAPATSLSPMTRKSVELLECLVLIAMVPLTCWVCGFYGAARDLHLTWT
- the mycP gene encoding type VII secretion-associated serine protease mycosin, yielding MTASRIVRLVAVSALTALTNLGIPLAQAVSPPEIDDRLLPKPALPAPGRPTVQREVCTMVNGNPGPGRNQFADLDLPRVWRLTRGAGQRVAVIDTGVSRHRRLPDVVAGGDYVFTGDGTQDCDAHGTLVAGILAAAADSKTDNFSGLAPDVTLISIRQSSSKFAPTSDPSNSGIGDVDTMARAVRTAADLGASVINISSVACVPVTSPLDDRALGAALAYAVDVKNAVVVAAAGNTGGGGQCPPQRPDASWQNISVAVSPAWYDDYVLTVGSVDFAGVPSTFTLAGPWVDVAATGEAVTSLSSAPLSGTSYAAPVVSGVAALIRARFPALTARQVMQRIESTAHHPSAGWNPLVGNGTVDVLAAVSTDSSMTATAKPPPARVPIGAPAPGPTNSRARDTALHGAAICLVALICALIIGAAKRRLRGSRDDVAGD
- the eccCa gene encoding type VII secretion protein EccCa, which encodes MTEAFVPGLREPPPGVVTAEIVVAAPPELPQSTTSPLMRVLPIGMSVVTLGVMALAFVSGSTSTRNPAFLVFPVMMLVSMVLATISQRGRGHGGEIAASRADYLGYLTRLRQSVAETAAAQQVSLCRSHPDPATLWTLIGGARMWERRATDADFCSVRVGIGSQPLSTRLVAPEIHAAERTDPVTTAAVHRFIHTHATVGDVPIAIDLTATAAVTVDGDSAEARGLLRAMICQLAVLHPPDQLLIVGVVEGRNRADWDWLKWLPHNQHPVARDSVGTARMLYQSAAQAQSKLAGIGLPPRVVVIRDLPGRSEFDGAVAGMTILEAGPCRTGSPLTIHHGGLTQALSHPDRMDLLDAVICARRLAAYHVRAASCPGDDSGWPGLVGVDDVAGFDPIALWRSRDQHARLRAPIGNTIDGVPLELDIKEPAENGMGPHGLCVGATGSGKSELLRTVALGMMALNSPEVLNLLLIDFKGGATFLDLAQAPHVAAVITNLAEEAALVARMQDALAGEMNRRQQLLRTAGCASVAAYEQARRAGAELTALPVLFIIVDEFSELLSQHPDFADMFVAIGRLGRSLGMHLLLASQRLDEGRLRGLEAHLSYRLCLKTLSASESRIVLGTPDAYELPNTPGAGFLRSGSGELMRFQTVFVSGPLRAGGPARDTVRADHTNLTSVHGFTAQAVGPVARVAESDGLPAPTLLRTALDRLAGHGPAAHRVWLPPLGAAPPLDEVLPDAGSERLTVPIGIVDRPFEQCRTPMMVDLSGAAGNVAVVGAPRSGKSTVLLTLITALAATHDPSRVHFYCLDFGGGTLASLRALPHVGAIATRSEPRLVARMVAEIESIMRSREGAPDERGVDVADVFLVIDGWANLCKEFTAVEEPITAIAAQGLSSRVHVVLSASRWAEVRPSLRDQIGTRIELRLGDPADSELDRKRAREVPRDRPGRGLSHDGLHTAISRPLEANELRCRHGGPSAPPIPLLPTHVDYHVVLDLAGGEGEARILLGLEERRLHPVAVDFERNSHLLVLGERECGKTSTLRALCREIVRTKTAGQARLLIVDFRRTLLGVVQSQHLGGYALSPAALGGLMPDVVDLLRDRMPPPEVTQAQLRDRSWWSGPDIYIVVDDYDLVATPTGNPLLALLEYLPHARDLGLHVVAARRSGGAARGLFEPLLAGLREVGCMGLMMSARPDDGSLLGARRPERLPAGRGVWLTDGGDEEVIQVGWSPTP